In one Drosophila pseudoobscura strain MV-25-SWS-2005 chromosome X, UCI_Dpse_MV25, whole genome shotgun sequence genomic region, the following are encoded:
- the LOC4814989 gene encoding uncharacterized protein, which yields MPAGRVAGKAGYSNHYYNGRSYVGINEEIMWVSIGMGVTIALLITIALCYIAREKCQKRQREYYVTA from the exons ATGCCAGCGGGTCGTGTGGCTGGCAAAGCCGGCTACTCCAATCACTACTACAATG GCCGCTCGTACGTGGGCATCAACGAGGAGATCATGTGGGTCAGCATTGGGATGGGCGTGACCATAGCCCTGCTGATAACGATTGCCCTGTGCTACATTGCTCGGGAGAAGTGCCAGAAGCGGCAGCGCGAGTACTATGTGACCGCATAG
- the LOC6901237 gene encoding probable ATP-dependent RNA helicase CG8611 yields the protein MVDNISLNVSAKASAGKTPQKKTARQPVAGKRAPASSNFDFQFNADEKPKVKAIVVRRRVPTRVQAKPTPPAAATAPAPAAAAPTPASSLSGDLMFNATTSQPAPSLGHDLMLNVNAAPAKTGPVAKTKPKTTRAERMGSKKRSNPVSKLSDEQLKRALKARKGQPENPNKLPRAGDIFKAQIEEERKKKIAENAVAEEPEKQEKQLEQKQEPNESKTSTGPSMNRFRTKKIGLFDQSDVEALKQLGQRTVKPVRETIFAGSKVASLGLHAHAVKNLEDLLSITELTTVQQKTIPHVLSGKDVLVRSQTGSGKTLAYALPLVEKLQGQVPHIKRTDGVVALIIVPTRELVVQTYELFQKLVKPYTWIVPGSLLGGESRKSEKARLRKGINVLVGTPGRLVDHLLHTASFKLFRLQFLVLDEADRLLELGYERDVKQLVEAIDKHRLEAQGQDEKLPQLQRLLLSATLTAQVQELAGLALSDPLYIDNSDEAASAALKSKEGYQKDSIEAQLEPDDGLGEYQEDVTGVLSIPENLHLSYIVVPAKLRLVALSSLLAKELAASPKQFKAIIFMSTTEMVNFHHDMLNEALTRRVLDEDDEQVKDNDEDSDEQDTSTPLLQGLRFFKLHGSMTQTERQGVFRGFRDCASCVLLATDVVGRGIDVPDIKLVIQYTPPQTTADFVHRVGRTARAGRKGRAVLFLAPSESQFVRHLENKRIRIQQGDMYAYLQTLLPLDDEARTVQEAASNLQHKFQTLLEDDRELHDKSCKAFVSWMKFYSTFPKELKPIFNVRIAHMGHFAKSFALKEAPTKFAGKHAAPKAPPPTNRLTYTERDPEKMQQEKRSKRRVYTTTVSGEVRQMQPKDIQGKEQKKAGAAGGPPPAGGAVGRSSFMKSLNKSRVLNISEFDSGLPSAGPAKRLKQA from the exons ATGGTGGACAACATATCGCTGAATGTGAGTGCCAAGGCATCGGCCGGTAAGACCCCACAAAAG AAAACCGCGCGGCAGCCCGTGGCAGGGAAACGCGCTCCGGCGTCCAGCAATTTCGATTTCCAGTTCAATGCAGATGAGAAGCCCAAGGTAAAGGCCATAGTAGTGCGGCGACGGGTCCCCACCAGGGTCCAGGCAAAGCctactcctcctgctgctgctactgctcccgctcccgctgccgctgcccctacCCCTGCTTCCTCGCTCTCTGGGGATCTCATGTTCAATGCGACCACATCCCAGCCAGCTCCCAGCCTGGGCCATGATCTTATGCTCAATGTAAACGCAGCGCCAGCAAAGACTGGTCCAGTGGCCAAGACCAAGCCCAAGACCACGAGGGCCGAGCGCATGGGCAGCAAGAAACGCAGCAATCCGGTGTCCAAGCTGAGTGACGAGCAACTCAAGCGCGCCCTGAAGGCGCGCAAGGGCCAGCCGGAGAACCCCAACAAACTGCCACGTGCTGGCGATATCTTCAAGGCGCAGATCGAGGAGGAACGAAAGAAGAAAATCGCTGAGAATGCAGTAGCAGAAGAGCCcgaaaaacaggaaaaacagTTGGAACAGAAGCAGGAGCCAAACGAATCAAAGACGTCCACTGGCCCATCGATGAATCGCTTTCGCACAAAGAAAATCGGACTCTTCGATCAGAGCGATGTGGAGGCCCTCAAGCAGCTGGGGCAGCGGACGGTGAAGCCCGTCAGGGAGACGATATTCGCTGGCAGTAAAGTCGCGAGTCTCGGGCTGCATGCGCATGCGGTGAAGAATCTTGAGGACCTGCTTAGCATCACAGAGCTGACGACAGTGCAGCAGAAGACCATACCGCACGTACTGAGCGGCAAGGATGTGCTCGTGCGCTCCCAGACGGGCTCCGGCAAGACCCTGGCCTACGCCCTGCCGCTGGTGGAGAAGCTCCAGGGCCAGGTGCCCCATATCAAGCGCACCGACGGCGTCGTGGCCCTGATCATCGTGCCCACCCGCGAGCTGGTCGTGCAGACGTACGAGCTCTTCCAGAAGCTGGTCAAGCCCTACACATGGATCGTACCGGGATCCCTGCTGGGTGGGGAGAGTCGCAAGAGCGAGAAGGCGCGCCTGCGGAAGGGAATCAATGTGTTGGTGGGGACGCCGGGCCGCCTGGTCGACCATCTGCTGCACACGGCCTCCTTCAAGCTGTTTCGCCTCCAATTCCTGGTGCTGGACGAGGCCGATCGCCTGCTGGAGCTCGGATACGAGCGGGACGTCAAGCAGCTGGTGGAGGCCATTGACAAGCACCGGTTGGAGGCCCAGGGGCAGGACGAGAAgttgccgcagctgcagcgcctgctgctgaGCGCAACGCTCACCGCCCAGGTCCAGGAGCTGGCTGGGCTCGCCCTCAGCGATCCCCTCTACATCGACAACAGCGACGAGGCGGCCAGTGCAGCGCTCAAGAGCAAGGAGGGCTACCAGAAGGACTCGATCGAGGCCCAGCTGGAGCCGGACGATGGCCTGGGTGAGTATCAGGAGGATGTGACGGGCGTGCTCAGCATCCCAGAGAATCTGCACCTGAGCTACATCGTGGTGCCAGCCAAGCTCCGACTGGTGGCCCTCTCCTCGCTGCTGGCCAAGGAACTGGCCGCCAGCCCCAAGCAGTTCAAGGCCATCATCTTTATGAGCACCACGGAAATGGTGAACTTCCATCACGACATGCTCAACGAGGCCCTCACCCGGCGCGTGctcgacgaggacgacgagcAGGTCAAGGACAATGACGAGGACTCTGACGAGCAGGACACCAGCACACCGCTACTCCAGGGACTGCGCTTCTTCAA acTGCACGGCTCCATGACCCAGACGGAGCGTCAGGGCGTCTTTCGGGGATTCAGGGACTGCGCCAGCTGTGTGCTACTGGCCACCGATGTGGTGGGCCGTGGCATCGATGTGCCCGACATTAAGCTTGTGATCCAGTATACGCCGCCCCAGACCACGGCGGACTTTGTGCATCGTGTGGGACGGACGGCGCGTGCGGGCCGCAAGGGCAGGGCCGTGCTCTTTCTGGCCCCCAGCGAGTCGCAGTTTGTGCGGCACCTGGAGAACAAACGCATCCGGATCCAGCAGGGCGACATGTACGCCTATCTGCAGACCCTGCTGCCGCTCGACGACGAGGCGCGCACCGTTCAGGAGGCGGCGTCCAATCTCCAGCACAAATTCCAAACGCTCCTCGAGGATGATCGCGAGCTGCACGACAAGTCCTGCAAAG CCTTTGTGTCCTGGATGAAGTTCTATTCGACATTTCCCAAAGAGCTGAAGCCCATCTTCAACGTACGCATCGCCCACATGGGACACTTCGCCAAGAGCTTTGCCCTCAAGGAGGCCCCCACAAAGTTCGCAGGCAAACATGCCGCCCCCAAggccccaccacccaccaatCGATTGACCTACACGGAGCG CGATCCCGAAAAGATGCAGCAGGAGAAGCGCAGCAAGCGACGCGTCTACACGACCACAGTCAGCGGGGAAGTGCGTCAGATGCAGCCAAAGGACATCCAAGGCAAGGAACAGAAGAAGGCAGGAGCGGCAGGAGGACCACCCCCAGCAGGAGGCGCCGTTGGTCGGAGTAGCTTCATGAAGAGCCTGAACAAGTCGCGGGTCCTCAACATATCCGAGTTTGACAGCGGCCTCCCATCGGCGGGGCCGGCCAAGCGACTCAAGCAGGCGTAG
- the LOC6901235 gene encoding E3 SUMO-protein ligase PIAS3-like isoform X2 gives MSSFAYFEIIAHLIPPIRPTMEHVLICLNLTAEKMDAINESYISDADGYGVQVRLYIWEGSTAPTNTFPDNLVVQVNAQPCVVPETQPIDITANLILEQSHNSNKISVKWSSGDSRIFFMSVLLVKKPSVNQMVDLIRNGRIMAAESVQKMFLLDDAVRMTPHMPTMISLKCPVGKKKIQLPCRGLNCSHFLCFDAGAYLEMNERLNTWECPVCHKGAPFEDLVIDGYFYHILNSGLLGNGDFEVLVYKDGSWCAPSSLLHKNVLPITYITTTSLTNIEDDIPHSI, from the exons ATGAGCTCGTTTGCCTATTTCGAAATAATCGCCCATCTCATTCCGCCGATTCGGCCTACTATGGAGCACGTGCTCATATGCTTGAATCTAACGGCAGAGAAGATGGATGCAATCAATGAGAGCTACATTTCCGACGCAGATGGCTACGGGGTTCAAGTTCGGCTCTACATTTGGGAAGGTTCAACCGCCCCAACGAACACTTTTCCCGACAACCTGGTCGTCCAAGTGAACGCGCAGCCGTGTGTCGTGCCTGAAACT cagcccataGACATTACCGCTAATTTGATACTTGAGCAGTCGCACAATTCCAACAAAATATCGGTGAAATGGTCTTCTGGCGACAGTCGCATCTTTTTTATGTCAGTGCTTTTGGTCAAAAAGCCTTCCGTCAATCAAATGGTAGATCTCATAAGGAACGGACGCATAATGGCAGCGGAGAGTGTTCAAAAAATGT TTTTGCTAGACGATGCCGTCCGCATGACGCCCCACATGCCCACGATGATCTCCCTAAAATGTCCGGTGGGCAAGAAGAAGATTCAGCTGCCCTGTCGCGGGCTGAACTGTTCGCACTTTCTGTGCTTTGACGCCGGTGCTTACCTCGAAATGAACGAGCGTCTGAATACCTGGGAGTGTCCAGTGTGCCACAAGGGGGCCCCTTTCGAGGATCTCGTTATAGACGG CTATTTTTATCATATCCTTAATTCGGGGCTACTGGGGAATGGCGACTTTGAGGTACTGGTCTACAAGGATGGCTCGTGGTGTGCTCCAAGCTCGTTACTCCACAAAAATGTTCTGCCCATTACATATATTACAACAACATCACTAACCAATATTGAAGATGATATTCCACATTCCATTTGA
- the LOC6901235 gene encoding E3 SUMO-protein ligase PIAS3-like isoform X1, which produces MSSFAYFEIIAHLIPPIRPTMEHVLICLNLTAEKMDAINESYISDADGYGVQVRLYIWEGSTAPTNTFPDNLVVQVNAQPCVVPETQQPIDITANLILEQSHNSNKISVKWSSGDSRIFFMSVLLVKKPSVNQMVDLIRNGRIMAAESVQKMFLLDDAVRMTPHMPTMISLKCPVGKKKIQLPCRGLNCSHFLCFDAGAYLEMNERLNTWECPVCHKGAPFEDLVIDGYFYHILNSGLLGNGDFEVLVYKDGSWCAPSSLLHKNVLPITYITTTSLTNIEDDIPHSI; this is translated from the exons ATGAGCTCGTTTGCCTATTTCGAAATAATCGCCCATCTCATTCCGCCGATTCGGCCTACTATGGAGCACGTGCTCATATGCTTGAATCTAACGGCAGAGAAGATGGATGCAATCAATGAGAGCTACATTTCCGACGCAGATGGCTACGGGGTTCAAGTTCGGCTCTACATTTGGGAAGGTTCAACCGCCCCAACGAACACTTTTCCCGACAACCTGGTCGTCCAAGTGAACGCGCAGCCGTGTGTCGTGCCTGAAACT cagcagcccataGACATTACCGCTAATTTGATACTTGAGCAGTCGCACAATTCCAACAAAATATCGGTGAAATGGTCTTCTGGCGACAGTCGCATCTTTTTTATGTCAGTGCTTTTGGTCAAAAAGCCTTCCGTCAATCAAATGGTAGATCTCATAAGGAACGGACGCATAATGGCAGCGGAGAGTGTTCAAAAAATGT TTTTGCTAGACGATGCCGTCCGCATGACGCCCCACATGCCCACGATGATCTCCCTAAAATGTCCGGTGGGCAAGAAGAAGATTCAGCTGCCCTGTCGCGGGCTGAACTGTTCGCACTTTCTGTGCTTTGACGCCGGTGCTTACCTCGAAATGAACGAGCGTCTGAATACCTGGGAGTGTCCAGTGTGCCACAAGGGGGCCCCTTTCGAGGATCTCGTTATAGACGG CTATTTTTATCATATCCTTAATTCGGGGCTACTGGGGAATGGCGACTTTGAGGTACTGGTCTACAAGGATGGCTCGTGGTGTGCTCCAAGCTCGTTACTCCACAAAAATGTTCTGCCCATTACATATATTACAACAACATCACTAACCAATATTGAAGATGATATTCCACATTCCATTTGA
- the B-H1 gene encoding homeobox protein B-H1 isoform X1, which yields MKDSMGILTQSPSETPPVHHPQLHHQLHGLPHPLHALAHHQLSHQHHHPHHPLHHHYPGLQPPAVNMSTTSSNLKPNRSRFMINDILAGSAAAAFYKQQQHHHHQNNNNNSSSHNNNNSSSSGDSSPTHSHSNSNNNELEHLETAIAPPASGGSAVAGAGAGPPAAVAAPPTVAAPLPLHHPHPHPHQHQHSHQHPHPHALVHHPHAKLNHFAPSVGIGTSGGGSGGVGGGGAATQMGSNGLNVAQYAAAMQQHYAAAAAAAAARNNAAAAAAAAAAAAAAAAAGVGPGVGGGAVGAPTGAELDDSSDYHEENEDCDSDEAGSRNGGAGGSGSGHMDDHSVCSNGGKDDDGNSIKSGSTNDMSGLSKKQRKARTAFTDHQLQTLEKSFERQKYLSVQERQELAHKLDLSDCQVKTWYQNRRTKWKRQTAVGLELLAEAGNFAAFQRLYGGSPYLGAWPYAAAAGAGAAAAAAHGPTPHTSIDIYYRQAAAAAAMQKPLPYNLYAGVPSVGPLASASTAPFSHLSASSSLSSLSSYYQNAAAAAAAANGPPPASSVPAPGGPLKPLASSPPMLGVPPSVSVSASASPPHPPSTPSPTLNPGSPPGRSVDSCSQAQSDDEDQIQV from the exons ATGAAAGACTCGATGGGCATACTCACCCAGTCGCCCAGCGAGACGCCCCCAGTGCACCATCCACAGCTGCACCATCAGCTGCACGGACTGCCCCACCCGCTGCACGCGCTGGCCCACCACCAGCTGagccaccaacaccaccacccccaccacccGCTGCACCACCACTACCCGGGCCTGCAGCCGCCGGCGGTTAACATGTCGACCACCTCGTCGAACCTCAAGCCGAATCGCTCCCGGTTCATGATCAACGACATCTTGGCGGGCAGTGCAGCGGCCGCGTtctacaagcagcagcagcaccaccaccaccagaataacaacaacaacagcagcagccacaacaacaacaactccagCTCGAGCGGGGACAGCAGTcccacccacagccacagcaacagcaacaacaacgagctGGAGCACCTGGAGACAGCGATAGCCCCGCCAGCATCGGGGGGATCAGCGGTggcgggagcgggagctggACCACCTGCAGCCGTCGCAGCACCACCGACAGTGGCCGCCCCTCTGCCACTACATCAcccacatccgcatccgcaccagcaccagcactcGCAccagcatccgcatccgcatgcGCTGGTGCATCATCCGCACGCCAAGCTGAACCACTTCGCCCCGTCGGTCGGCATCGGCaccagcggtggcggcagtggcggtgtcggtggcggtggcgccGCCACCCAAATGGGCTCCAATGGCCTCAACGTAGCCCAGTATGCAGCGGCCATGCAGCAGCATTACgcggcagccgccgccgccgccgcagcacgcaacaatgcagcagcagccgccgccgccgcagccgcagcagcggcagcagccgcagctggaGTGGGCCCTGGAGTGGGTGGCGGAGCTGTGGGTGCACCGACGGGCGCGGAGCTGGACGATAGCAGCGACTACCACGAGGAGAACGAGGACTGCGACAGCGATGAGGCGGGCAGCCGCAATGGAGGCgccggcggcagtggcagcggacACATGGACGATCACAGCGTTTGTAGTAATG GCGGCAAGGACGATGATGGTAACAGCATCAAGAGCGGCTCCACCAACGACATGAGCGGACTAAGTAAAAAGCAGCGCAAGGCCCGCACCGCCTTCACCGACCACCAGCTGCAGACGCTGGAGAAGTCCTTCGAGCGGCAGAAGTACCTGAGCGTTCAAGAGCGCCAGGAGCTGGCCCACAAGCTGGATCTGAGCGACTGCCAGGTGAAGACCTGGTACCAGAACAGAAG aaCCAAGTGGAAGCGCCAGACGGCGGTGGGTCTGGAGCTGCTCGCCGAGGCCGGAAACTTTGCGGCCTTCCAGCGGCTGTACGGGGGATCTCCGTACCTGGGCGCCTGGCCGTATGCGGCTGCGGCCGGCGCTGGggccgctgcggctgccgcgCACGGGCCAACGCCTCACACCAGCATTGACATCTACTACCGCcaggcagccgctgccgccgccatgCAGAAGCCCCTGCCCTACAACCTGTACGCCGGCGTGCCCAGTGTCGGCCCGCTCGCTTCCGCCTCCACTGCCCCCTTCTCCCACCTGTCCGCATCAAGCTCGCTGTCGTCCCTGAGCAGCTATTACCAGaatgcagcagctgccgcagccgccgccaaTGGTCCGCCGCCAGCGTCCTCGGTCCCGGCCCCTGGCGGCCCACTCAAGCCGTTGGCCAGCAGCCCGCCCATGCTCGGCGTACCCccctccgtctccgtctccgcctccgcATCGCCACCGCATCCGCCCTCGACGCCGAGTCCCACGCTCAATCCGGGCAGTCCGCCGGGACGCTCGGTGGACAGTTGCTCGCAGGCCCAGTCGGACGACGAGGATCAGATCCAGGTCTGA
- the B-H1 gene encoding homeobox protein B-H1 isoform X2 encodes MKDSMGILTQSPSETPPVHHPQLHHQLHGLPHPLHALAHHQLSHQHHHPHHPLHHHYPGLQPPAVNMSTTSSNLKPNRSRFMINDILAGSAAAAFYKQQQHHHHQNNNNNSSSHNNNNSSSSGDSSPTHSHSNSNNNELEHLETAIAPPASGGSAVAGAGAGPPAAVAAPPTVAAPLPLHHPHPHPHQHQHSHQHPHPHALVHHPHAKLNHFAPSVGIGTSGGGSGGVGGGGAATQMGSNGLNVAQYAAAMQQHYAAAAAAAAARNNAAAAAAAAAAAAAAAAAGVGPGVGGGAVGAPTGAELDDSSDYHEENEDCDSDEAGSRNGGAGGSGSGHMDDHSVCSNGEAARTMMVTASRAAPPTT; translated from the exons ATGAAAGACTCGATGGGCATACTCACCCAGTCGCCCAGCGAGACGCCCCCAGTGCACCATCCACAGCTGCACCATCAGCTGCACGGACTGCCCCACCCGCTGCACGCGCTGGCCCACCACCAGCTGagccaccaacaccaccacccccaccacccGCTGCACCACCACTACCCGGGCCTGCAGCCGCCGGCGGTTAACATGTCGACCACCTCGTCGAACCTCAAGCCGAATCGCTCCCGGTTCATGATCAACGACATCTTGGCGGGCAGTGCAGCGGCCGCGTtctacaagcagcagcagcaccaccaccaccagaataacaacaacaacagcagcagccacaacaacaacaactccagCTCGAGCGGGGACAGCAGTcccacccacagccacagcaacagcaacaacaacgagctGGAGCACCTGGAGACAGCGATAGCCCCGCCAGCATCGGGGGGATCAGCGGTggcgggagcgggagctggACCACCTGCAGCCGTCGCAGCACCACCGACAGTGGCCGCCCCTCTGCCACTACATCAcccacatccgcatccgcaccagcaccagcactcGCAccagcatccgcatccgcatgcGCTGGTGCATCATCCGCACGCCAAGCTGAACCACTTCGCCCCGTCGGTCGGCATCGGCaccagcggtggcggcagtggcggtgtcggtggcggtggcgccGCCACCCAAATGGGCTCCAATGGCCTCAACGTAGCCCAGTATGCAGCGGCCATGCAGCAGCATTACgcggcagccgccgccgccgccgcagcacgcaacaatgcagcagcagccgccgccgccgcagccgcagcagcggcagcagccgcagctggaGTGGGCCCTGGAGTGGGTGGCGGAGCTGTGGGTGCACCGACGGGCGCGGAGCTGGACGATAGCAGCGACTACCACGAGGAGAACGAGGACTGCGACAGCGATGAGGCGGGCAGCCGCAATGGAGGCgccggcggcagtggcagcggacACATGGACGATCACAGCGTTTGTAGTAATGGTGAG GCGGCAAGGACGATGATGGTAACAGCATCAAGAGCGGCTCCACCAACGACATGA